The genomic interval CACGTCCTGCGACTTGCTGGACACCCGCAGGGAAACGGCGATGGTCTGGCTCATGCGTGGCCTCGGGGCTAATCCCCTGATTCACTGAACGACGGCATGGGGATAGCGAATGTGGCCGACGTCGAGAGTGGTCTACACACGACACTCGACGATCTGCAAGCTTTCAAAGAGGACAAGAACGTGAGTGAGCTGGGGTTTTTGTCCACAAAAACTGAGACTTTACATTACTCGGTCCTGTCGGATCGCTTTTGCTAGGCGAGAAAATCTTTCGGATTTTCCGATCTTGCTCATTGCCCCCCCCACATCGAGTAGTATCGTATCCGCGTAGCAGTGAACGCTGCCGGATTCGGAGCGGGCCAGATTCCTAGACCTACAACAAGGAGAAGCAATATGATGCGGACGATTCAATTGGCAGTGGCGTGCTTGACGGTGCTGGTCGCTTCGGCGTGGCAGGTGCAAGCGGGACTGATTTTTGATGACTCAGTTTCTGGTCAGATCACAGTCACTTGGGATGAAACATTCCAGATGACTGCCGGTACACCTTTTAGTGCCAACTATCTGTTCCTTGTTGTTGATGACACTTACAGCACAAATGACGGACCCGGTTTCTTTGGTAGCTCGCAAGTCCAGTCAGCGAGCCAAACCGTGAGTATAAACGGCGGGTCCGCAAATCCAGTCGGCAATTGGGGTGGTTGGCAATACCGAGGCGGACCAGAGCTTACATACACTCCCTTAGATTCGGTTTTTGGTCTTACTACGTCATCCCTTCCAGCGTTCAGTGCTGGTGATTCCCTGCGATGGGTTGGTTCGATGACAGTTCTAGACTCTGGGCCAGTCTTTCGGATGCCGGACATTCCCTCGGGAACCACGACTACTGCGTATTTGGCAAATTTTCAGGGTCAGTTCTCGGATACGATTAGTACTACAGTCACAACTTCACCCGTCAACGCTGTCCCTGAACCCTCCTCACTTGCCCTGTTCGGCATCGGTGCCTGTGTCTCTGTTGTCGGGGCCGCTCGTCGCCGACGACGTGAAAAGCAGTAGCAACTCTGACAGACCTTCCACGGCTTTGTCGTCGTTCAGCCACAACCGTTCCCGAATCGCCAGCCATTCTTGAAACGTCATTATCTTCATGCCTGTATTTACGTCGGTCGGTCATAAAAACGGACTAGGCCAGCCCCTCGAATCATGCCAACACCATGCCTGCAACCGCCTCTAAATGGTTGCCAGTGCTGGCGTTTGTGGGGGAACGGTTTCGGGGCGGTCCACGGGGAAAAGTCGGCTCACAGACCCTGCTAATAACGGGCAGTGCCAACGCCATCACGCTCTGGCGGTGGTGACGTGCGAGCGGCCACGACGACGTCGGCTCCCGTTGGTTGTCTGTTTGTGGTTCATCTGCCTGTTGGACTTCATCCTGCCGCCTTTCTGCATCGGCGGCCAACTGTTCCTCGCTGGGAGGCCACCTTCGCCGCTGGGGCGGCTCAGGCGGCCTCCACTCCTCGACGTATCTTTCGCCAAACCATTCCTGCCGACATTCCTTCAACAACTCCACCTTTGGTCTTCACAAAGTAACCGCCGAACTGCCCCGACAGATTCAACCCAGCCCCTTCTTGAACAACAGAACTTCCCGCTCCCCGTCCTGCACGTCAGCCATGTCTTTGACCTTGTAGCGGGTGATGGCGGCCACCGACCGGATGTTCTCACAGTGAGCCAGTTCCGCCGTGCTTCCGCTGGCCTTTTGCACGATCTTCCCCAACACGTCTGCCAGATCGTCCGTGCTGGTCCTGATGAGCAGATGCAGATGGATCAGGTTGTTTCGTTCGATCTCCCGCACAAAGTAGACGGCCAGTTCCATCGCTCTTGTCTTGGCGAAGTAGCCTGCTTGCCGTCGTAGTTTTTCATGGAAGTCCCGAAACTCTGAAACCGTGCGGACTTCGCTGAACTTGACTACCGCCTCGTGCGTCGGCTGGGCACACCGATGGTTCATGTAGAGTGTCGTGACGCTGATTTTTTCGGTTGGTCTGAAGAAGATTTCTTTCGAGAAGTCGGTTTTCGTCGTGATGTGTGTTTCTTTGTAGGCCCGTTTCCACGCCTATGCCGACCATCAGGCTTGCTCCCACGGGGCAGGGTCAGGCAAAGAAGTTCATAAAGAACCTTCGCCGTAGCATTCGCCAGAATTTCAACACTGCCGGATTTCTCGGGCAACCCACGACATCAATCCTTCGTCACACGCACGAAACGCCCGCGTCCTTCTTTCATGCGTTGCTGCAGGTCTCGTGTCAGTTGCTCGCTGTCCGACTCCCAGCGTTCTCGTTTCTGCTCGTCCGTCATCTTCTGCAACGGACTGATGATACGAAATCCGACTTCAACCGCATCGGTGGACGCCAACCACCAGGGGCTCAATGGCAGATTGGGATCTTCGGCCCAATACCGTGCCGTGCAATGCTTGATCGAGTCCCAGCGGCAGTCTTTCAGATCATCTTGGAAACTGCCGCCACACATCGGATGAGTCTGATAGTGTTGCTTTCCGGACACGTCGTCGATCACCCACTCGGCCAAACTGCCGTGCATGTCGCACAAACCGTAGGGATTGGGCAGTGTCCGGCCGACCCGAAGGGTGATGCCTGTCGTCGATGGATCGGCGTACACACAGAATTTCCTCGCGATCGCCGCGCGGTCATCGAACGACCACGGTGTCTCGGTGCCGCCACGACATGCATCTTGCCATTGCGTCAGCGTTGGCAAGCAG from Stieleria varia carries:
- a CDS encoding PEP-CTERM sorting domain-containing protein — protein: MPDIPSGTTTTAYLANFQGQFSDTISTTVTTSPVNAVPEPSSLALFGIGACVSVVGAARRRRREKQ
- a CDS encoding formylglycine-generating enzyme family protein, whose amino-acid sequence is MRPWLLVIFLSSALICKAGDPASALNRIVDHQPDARPFVRTDLGYMVPYQQRVPGTDTSILMIPVPGSTDANGAMIEPYWMGRYEITVEQFAPYTELYETVGRDRDVRWEERHKGAGAVVVSVDAVTAPTEVYDPSFRFEYSSKPDSPVPSMTQFAARQYTKWLSAVTGVDYCLPTLTQWQDACRGGTETPWSFDDRAAIARKFCVYADPSTTGITLRVGRTLPNPYGLCDMHGSLAEWVIDDVSGKQHYQTHPMCGGSFQDDLKDCRWDSIKHCTARYWAEDPNLPLSPWWLASTDAVEVGFRIISPLQKMTDEQKRERWESDSEQLTRDLQQRMKEGRGRFVRVTKD